The genomic DNA CCCGCAAGCCTCATGCCAACTGGAGCGGCCGTGGCACGCATATTGCGGCTGATGAGGTCAACGCATAAAAGGGGCGAGCCATGCTGTATCAGGTGTACCAGACTTATGCGGATCTCATGCAGCCCGCCTGCTGCGTGGCCGACATGGTGTCGAGCACCCTTGCCGCCAACCCGCGCCTGGCAGGCTGCGAGCCGATGCGCGCCACGCGCGCGGCCTGCGACGTGCTGGCGCTGAGCCGGTTGACGCATCATCGCCCGCCCTTCGCCATCGACAGCGTGATGGTGAACGGCACACCGGTACAGGTCACGGAGGAAGTGACCGCGAGCACGCCGTTCTGCTCACTGCTGCACTTTCGCAAGCACGGCGTCTCGGGCCAGCCGCGCGTGCTGCTGGTGGCGCCGATGTCGGGCCACTTTGCCACGCTGCTGCGTGGCACCGTGCAGACCATGCTGCGCGATCACGATGTCTATATCACCGACTGGCACAACCCGCGCGACATCTCGCTGGCGCATGGCCGCTTCGGCTTTGACGAGTACGTCTACCACCTGATGGATTTCCTGCGCGCGCTTGGCGGCGGCACGCACCTGATGGCGGTATGCCAGCCCACCGTGGCCGCGCTCGCCGCCGTGGCGTTGATGGCCGAGGATAGCGATCCGGCACAGCCGCCGAGCCTAATCCTGATGGCCGGCCCCATCGACGCGCGCATCAACCCGACCAAGGTCAATGAGCTCGCCACCAGCCAGCCGATCGAATGGTTCGAGCGCTCGCTCACCAGCTACGTGCCGTTTCGCTTTGCCGGCGCGATGCGTCGCGTGTATCCCGGCTTCATGCAGCTGATTGCCTTCATGAGCATGAACAGCGAGCGCCACCAGCAGGCCTTCCGCGACCTCTATGATCTGCGTGCCAACGGCCAGCATGATCGCGCGGATGCCATCCAGGTGTTTTACGAAGAGTACTTCGCCACCATGGACCTGACCGCTGAGTTCTATCTGGAGACTGTGAGCATGGTGTTCCAGGAATTCCTGCTGGCACAGGGCCTGCTCGACGTCGGCAGGCGCCGCGTGAACCCGCACGCGATCCACCGCACGGCACTCCTCACGGTGGAGGGCGAGCGCGACGATATCTGCGCCATCGGGCAGACCATGGCCGCGCAGGAACTGTGCGGCAGCCTGCGGCCCTATATGCGCATGCACCACGTGCAAACCGGCGTGGGGCATTACGGCGTGTTCAATGGCAAGCGCTGGGATTCGCAGGTTTATCCGCTAGTGCGCAACGCCGTCCATATGAACGCGTAATGTTGAGCACGTAAGGCCGAACGCACAAGGCCGCGCGGCGCGGATTAAGCGGCGTCGTGGTCCGCCGGCCACGGCGTCACCGCCGGCACCGCGCACGGGCCCTCGACTTCGACGGTGCCAAAATCCGCTGGCCCCACGATCTCCAGGTACTCCATATCCGGCGAGTAGTCGAACAGGAAATGCGTGATGCCGGGGCGCTGGTGCACACAATCGCCGGTCGCCACCAGCGTCTCCTTGTCCTCGTACATAAAGCGCGCCCAGCCCTTGAGCATCAGCACCACATGGAACTGCGCCTCGTGCCGGTGCCAGCCTGTGCCTTGCTCGGGCGGCTGGTTGGCCTTGACCAGTTGCACCAGCAACTTGCCGCCGGTGGCCTCGGCGATGCCCAGGTCGCGATACAGGAAGAAATCGCGCAAACCCTGGTCGACGAAGGCGGTGTCTTGCGGGCGCACGTGGGAGAACTTCGTGGGAGAGGCGTCCGTGGCAGCATCGCCGGCGGACGCGGTGGACTTGCTGAGGGACTCGGCCATGACAAGCTCCTTTCGCTGGGGAAACGCTCTGCGCTGCGACGCAACATTCACGCCAGCGCCCGGCCTGCCCACGGCAGCGCCGGAAGCGGCGAGAACCGATCCGAATGTGGCGCGCCGATCGCTGCGCAAGGCGCACGCCGGATGATCGCCCGACGCTTCTGCACTCGTCGAGGGCGCTGGCGGGCACCGGGCCGGTGCCGCGGCACGGCGCGTTGACGGCTATCATGCAGCGATGTCCACTCCCGCCGTAACTTGCATGCCGCCTCTCAATTCTATGCATTTCCAAGGCCAGGAACTGATCCGGGTCGGAGACGATTCGAGTTTCTTGCTGCTCGCCCCGGAGTTTGGCGCCCGCCTGGTGCGCTGGGTGCATCGCGGCGAGGACATCCTTTACTGGCCGGAGAACGCCGACTGGTCCCAGCTGGCCCGCGTGCGAGGCGGCAACCCAATCTTGTTCCCCTTTATTGCCAGGCACTTCGTCGACGGCGTGCCCGGCGCATGGAAAGACGCCAGCGGCACCGTGCGGGCGTTGCCGGTCCACGGCTTCGCACGCGACCTGCCCTTCGCGGTCACGCAGTTTGAGGCGGGACGCAGCCTGACCATGACGTTGCAAGCTTCGGACGCAACGCGCGCGGCCTACCCCTTCGAGTTCCTGTTCGAGGTCACCTACCGGCTGCTCGACGACGGCCTCGAAGCCACGTTGCGCACGAGCAATGCCGGCGAGCAGGCGCTGCCTTACTACGCTGGCCATCATTTCTACTTCCCGCTTGCCCACCAGGCGCGCGCCGCTTCCACGCTGGCCATGCCGGCCGCGCAACGGATGCGCCAGCGCCCCGACGGCTCGCTGGAGTCGAACGGCCAAGGCGCTGAGACCTATCGGCTCGATGACCCACGCCTGCAAGACACATTTCACGTACTGCAGGCACAGGCTGTAGCGCCGCGCATCAGCGCGCTGGCCACGCCGCCCGATGCCACCGCCCCGCATGGCCGCAAGCTGGTGATCGAGCTGGATACGCCGGGCAGCACGCCGTGGTTCGCGGTCACCACCTGGTCGGAGCGCGCCGACTCCGACTTCTATTGCGTGGAACCCTGGCTCGGCCTGCCCAACGCCATCCACCACGGCACCGGCTTGCGCTGGCTCGCGCCAGGCCAGGAAGAAGCGGCGGTCTGCTGGCTGCGGCTGGATCCATAGGGGGCAAGCGCGCTATCGAGTTTTCCCGGACGCTTCGGCAGAGCGCGGCTCGGTCACGCGGGAGCCGCGCCGGACAGTGGACAAGCCATTTCCCGACGCGATCCTCGATGCAGGCCCCATTCGCGGTAGATGCCCACTAGGCGCTGGGCGTTCTGTCTATCAGAACTTGGTGGCCTGCATCCTGAAGCTTGGCGTGGCGGTTCGACCTGTGGCTCGCAGCTCCCCCGGCCCCCCTGGGGCCACCTGCGATCCCATCCACTATAATCGCGCGGTCGCGACGGGGGTTCCGCCGCTATTGAGAGTCAAGCAGAGTTTATGACGTTTCGAGCAACGAAGCTGGCTACCTTTGCCAGCGCCCTGGTTCTGGCATTTCCAATTCTTCTTCTCTGTGTGCCACGTGGTTCAGGGATCTTTCTGGCCGCGGTGGCAGTGCTAGCGTTATGCGGCGGCCACCGAATGGCCAAGACCTAGGGGACATACCGTGATCTGCTCAATCCCTTGAGCCTGGCCATTCTGGCCCTGATGGTCGTCTACCTGGGATCAAAGCTGTACTTCGGCGTACCGTGGAACGTCATCGACAACCCGTCAAGAATTCTACTTGCCCTACTGGCCTGCGTGGTGTTCATGCGCACGGTCCCGGATCCCACTGCAATCTGGCGTGGGATCACCATCGCACTGGTAGCTAGTCTCGCAATCGTCGCCATTCAGCACTACACGCTAGGCGAAGAACGACCGTCCGCGTGGACACAGGCCATTGCGTTCGCCAACATGGTCGCCGCGCTTGGTTTAGTCGGCTTTGCTCGACCGGGCACCAGTCGTTGCGCGCACGGGTTGGCTTGGGTGAACCTTGTGCTTGCAGCGATGATCCTGTTCTTGAACGGGACACGAGGGGCAACGCTCGCCATGCTTCTCACCGCGCTTCCGCTGCTCTTTGTCCGGTACCGCGGACTGAGCGCTGCAAGGTTCTTTGCTGCAATAGCGCTTTTTGCAGCGTTGGGCGTTGGCGCCTATCTGATTCCGGGCGGTCCTGTAGCGCAGAAAATTGATCAGGTGCGCAACGAGGTCGGGCAGTTCGAGAAAGGGGATGTGGAAACATCCGTCGGCGCGCGTCTGGAGGTATGGAGAATCGCGGCAAAGTCGATCACCACGCACCCTTGGATGGGCGTAGGAGTGGGGCAGTTTGCCCGAATCCTGCATGCATCTGACTTCTGCAAGAGCACCAAGTCCGCGGCCTGCAATCTGGAGCACGCACACAACGACGTGGTGGAGGCTGCCGCAACCACCGGCCTACCCGGCATGCTCGCGCTGCTGGGTATATTCCTTATTCCTGCAGTCCTGTTTCTGCGGACGTTGCGCGCATGCCGCAGCAATGACAACGCGCTCGGCGTCAGCCTCAGTGGGGCTGGCCTTGGCGTCGTGATGGCAAGTTTGATCAGCGGCCTAACGCAAGTGACGATGGCGCATCAGGCGAACATCGTCTTCTACGCCGGCATTATTGGGCTGTTGCTCGGTCTAGCCGGGGTGCAAGCAAAGCTTCCCCGCGCCGCCAAGGCAAATGCCTGAGGAAGCCCTGTTCAACGACTTGCCAATCAACGGCCGGACGCGGAAACATGAAAGGCATCGGAAACCATGCTAAAATCCGCCTCCAGCAAGCCTTAGCGGGCGTCGTATAATGGCCATTACCTTAGCTTCCCAAGCCGCAACGGCCTGACCAAACCCACTGTTCATGCGGGTTTCATACGCGAGTTCTCGCAGCTGACCATCTTTCCCCACCAAATCTGCGTGTCTTGGCGCGATGCAAGTTTCGGCGCCACCTTGTTCTGAAGAAAGCTAATATCCTACCGATCGCTGTATAACCGGTGTTCAGACGCTGAATCGCAAAGATCCCGTGCTGCCACTTTCGCTAGGTCGGGCTGAGCGCCATGGTTTCGAATACTACCGGCATGGCACGTTATCGCTCTATGCGGCATTCAACACGAGAACGGGTGAAGTGCTTGGCAAGACGGCTGCGCGGCACACCTCTGCAGAGTTCGTCGCGTTTCTGACTGACATCGTGGCCAATCAGCCCCCGTGCCAATATGACGTGCGTCACCTATCCCTGATAGATTAGTGAGCAACGAGGTAGGTATGACCGTCAACAACTCATCCAAGGCAACGATGGCCGCCGTCAAGAATGTGTCCGATCCGGGCGCAACGCAAGGAGCCCGTAGGGCGACTGAAGAGGCGCCCGGATCGGCGACGCTGGCGTCAGCGTCCGGCACCGATTCAGAGGTCGTTGCTCGCGCTCGGCGCAGGCAATTTTCCAACGCCGACAAGCGCCGCATACTGGAGGCGGCTGACCGCTGCACCAAGCCCGGAGAGATCGGCGCGCTGATGCGCCATGAAGGCGTGTACTCGTCATCCTTGAGCACGTGGCGGCGCCAGCGCGAGGCTGCCGAACTGGCTGCCCTTGCCCCACAAAAGCGCGGACCCAAATTCGACGAGACTCGGGCCGAGGCGCGGCACATCGCGCAGCTCACGCGCGAGCGCGATAATCTCAGGAGGCGACTCGACAAGGCGCTGCTGGTGATCGACGTCCAAAAAAACTTGCAGCCTTGCTGGGCAATCCGATCGACGACGACACCGACAAGCCGTAATGGCGGCTGTGCAAGAGCTCACTCCGGCCCTGGGCGCGAGCGCGGCCTGCCATGCCCTGGGCGTGCCGCGCGGCACGCCTGCCCGGCAGCGGGCCCACCTGCGTCGCATGGCCTTCATCGGTCCACTGCCACGGTCCACTGCCCGGCCCCGGCCACCGTTGGCTCTGGATGCCCTGGAAAACCAGGTGCTGCTGGACACCCTTAACAGCGAGCGCTTCGCCGACACCGCGCCGGCGGCGATACACGCCACGTTGCTCGACGAGGGCCGCTACCTGGGCTCGGTGCGCACCATGTACCGGTTGCTCGCGGCCAATGGCGGCTCGCGCGAGCGACGCAACCAGCTTGTCCATCCGGCCTACGTCAAGCCTGAGTTGCTGGCGCGCGCGCCTAACCAGGTGTGGTCGTGGGACATCACCAAACTCAAAGGGCCAGCCAGGTGGACGTGCTTCCACCTCTACGTCATCCTGGACATCTTCAGCCGCCATGTCGTGGGCTGGTTGATCGCCGGGCGCGAGAGCGCGGAGCTCGCTGAACAGCTCATCGCCGACAGCGTGGCACGCCACGATATCGCCCCCGGCGTGCTCACGCTTCATGCCGATCGCGGTGCCAGCATGCGCTCTAAACCGGTGGCCGCGTTGCTGGTCGACCTGGACATCACCAAAAGCCACAGCCGGCCTCACGTATCTGACGATAATCCCTTCTCGGAGTCGCAGTTCAAGACGATGAAGTACCGCCCGGACTTCCCCGCGCGCTTCGGCTGCATTGAGGATGCGCGCGCCCACTGCCAGGCATTCTTCGCCTGGTACAACACCGTGCATCGGCACTCGGGCATCGGATTCATGACGCCGCACAGCGTTCATTATGGGCTCGCCCAGGAGTTGCACCTCACCCGTCAGGCAGCACTCGACACAGCATTCCGGGCGTCCCCAAACAGATTTAAAGGGCGTCGCCCTGAACCACCGCGGCTGCCCACAGCAGTCTGGATCAACCCGCCCCCATCGGAGGCCATTACCCCAAACACACCACAGTCCGGCACAGTAAATTCATGAAGCCAGGTGACGCAAAGTCATTGACACGTTCCGCAGCCTCGCGGTAAAGAGATCCATGTCATTGCCGACAACCTCTCCGCCCACAGGAGCAAGCTGGTTGAAGCATTCTTGGCCGACCACACCAACGTGCATATGCATTTCAGTCCAACGTATTCGTCATGAATCAATCAGGTGGAACTGAGGTTCGCCAAGATCGAGCGAGATGTCATCGCCCGCGGCATCTTTACCTCTGTGAGCGATCTCAAACGAAAGCTCATGCGCTATTTACCGCCACTACAACAAACAGCCCAAACCTGTGAAGCGGAAGAACTTCGATTCCGCTCGTCGAATTACTCCCAGATCAAACGTTACGGCCCACTAGTAGCATCGAGCAAGGCCACAACAACGCGTTAGCGGCCTAGATAAACGGCTGTAATCTCCTCGCGATTGTGGCCCAACTCGGCAGACACTTGGAGCCGTGCTGCACGATCCACGGCCCGCTGCTGCGGCGTGAACTGTGCTGACACTGGACCACCCGCGGCAGGAGCAAGCCAGCCGGTGAGCTGGTGGTAACGCTGCTGGGCATACTCATGCCGAAGGCCATGTAACTTCGACATGCCAGCCCTCTCGACAGCCCAGACATAGCGGTGGAGCTGGTCGACGTACTTGAGATTCTTCGGGATCATGGAGCCACTTCCACAGAGCGCTACCGCACGCGCAAGCACAGCCCGCTGATGCTCATTCGTGACAGGCACAGCACGTGCCCGGCCGCCCTTACACCAGGTTGGCTTGAGCTGTATCTCCCGTACTACATCCGGCGTAAGGCCTGTCAGCGCATACCTCGGCTGAAACTTGAGGCACTCCTCTCGGCGCAACCCAAAGGCCTGCTGCAACTCGACAGAACAGCGCAGACGTTCATCGGTAATTTTCTCGATATCACCCGACGCCAGCACCAGTGCCTTAGAAACGTTGGTCACATACCTGCGCCTGCCAATGCCCAGCTCGGCATTCGTACGCGGAACACAATTCCGCTTGCCGACCTTCTCTGCCCACCACCGTACATGTGACATACGGTTCTTCATGGTGCCCAGAGCAATGCCGGAGGCCTGCCAACGATTGACCAGCGCGGCAACATGCTTTGGCTTCAACCCGGTAGCAGGAAGCATTCGGAAGCCCATGTCCTTGAGGTCATGAGCCACCTGCGCGAGCACTTCCCTGCGGGCCGCCTGGGTCGCATACGAGCCATCCCGATTGCGGTCAACCATACGCATCAGGTCCACAAAAATATCCAGCTTCACTAGATTCCTCACTTGGTCAGTGTTAACGGCGGCTGGCTAAACCAGCCCTGGCACCGGAACCCTCGGGTAGCGGTACGGGATACAGGGAACAGCTACGGCACCACCAGCGGGCCTGTGCGTCCCGTCAGGCACACACAGACGTTCTGGCGACAACATGCCGGGACTACGTGAGGTGGAGCGCTACAACAGCATCGATGTCCGGGGCTGATGCGGCAAGTAACCGCATTGCTCCAGCCACATCGCGCCCGGGCCAGTCGAACCTTCTTCGTACCATCGTCATCGATGTCCAGCTTCACGAACTGACCATCGCACTAGGTACAGGCTGTCCCTACGTCCACCTTCATCACCTTCCCCAACTGACAACGGTTGGGTTCCGTTCGTTGGATGTCTGCTTTGAGAGTGCAGACGAACTCGCCAGATACAGTCCGGCCATGCTCAGGCTGTCCTGAGAGCATCACTAGGGAGAAGGGCATGAAACCCCTTATCAACGCTTCCGAATAACGGCCACAGCGAAAAGGCAAGAGTGGACGTGAGTACAAGGGCATGCAAAACCCTTCGGCTACGATTCAGGAAAGTTGCGGAGGAAGGTAGAAGACAGGAAAACGGGAGGGATACCCGCAGCGACGCTACGGGGATCATTGCAGGCAGGGGATGAGAGCTGGACGGACTTAGACAGCCCGCCCGGATGGCCCAAAAAATGGATAGACGGTGACCAAGGGAAGCGCTTACGGTGCCAAAGCGCCCAAGCCCATGAACCGCATCCTGTCGTGGCGCGCCGCGCCGATGTCGATGTCAATGCCGCTAAAGCGGCGATAAGTGCTGACAGAATAATCTGTAGAATTCAATTTGACAAGGTTGCCGGCGCTTCATGGCCCCTCACCTTAATTCAGGCGAGCTTCTTGAGCTGCCATGCGCTACGCCCCATAGCACAGTTGACTTGTCCGATGCCCCCTTGATCAACGAAACCATCTCCCACGGCCGAGGCTACCACTGTCGCGCCCAGGAAAACGGTTCATCCGACTTTCGTGTGGGTCAGCGCAGCCGGATGTAGGTTGAGACCACCGCAGTGGAAGTAGACGGCGATCTTAAAGTGGTCCGGATTGCGATAGCCGCAGGCTCGCTTCTGGACAGTGGCGATCTTGGAATTCAACCCCTCGGCAACGGCATTGGTGATGCGATGTTTGAAGTAGGTCAGCACATTCGGCAAGTGGCAGGCGATCAGCCGGGCGGCGTCAATCATCGGCGCCAGCCGGCTATGGGTCGCCCAGAAGTACCAGCGCCTCCAGAAGCGTGTGGCCCAGCCGGTGGTGCGGTAATTCCACAGCCCCCGCAGCGCCTCCTTCAAGGCCCAGGCTCGAGCTGTTTTCAGCTCCATCGTCCTCAGTGCATTGAAGCGTTCCCTGGACGGCTCCAGCATGTTCTCCGGGTTGGTCAGCCACAGGTATTTGCTGCGAGCAAGGGTGTCGTCTCCGGCTTTCAGCAACGCCTTGTGCTCCTGCTTTCTGACTTTGTCCACCGCCTCAATGACATGGCGCATGATGTGGAAGCGGTCAAAGACCATCTTCTCGTCTGCGCCAGGCACATTGGCCTGGCAGGCGTTGATGTAGGCCGGCCACATGTCCAGGCTGATTGCGTCAATGGCCTCGCGATCCGCCACCGGGAAGGCCTCGAAGTAAGCGGCCAAGCTGGCCTGCTTGCGCTCTTCTCCGATGTATTCCACCGTCGCTTCTTCCAGATCGCACACCAGCGTCATATAGCGATGTCCCTTGGCGATTGCCTTTTCATCCACGCCCATCAGCCGGGGCATCTCGTTGGCTTTCGCCGCCCGCCCCCTCAATACAGCTCTTTCCATCACGTGCCAGGCAGTCCCACGTAATGCGCAAGATCTCCGCGGCTCGCTTGACATTCGTTGCCAGCAATATGTCGATGGCCAGCGCTTCAAACAGATGCGTAAACCGACTCCCAGCCTCCGCCCACGGCATCCTCACTTGCCTCACGCCATGCTCCGGACACGACACTCGCGGAGGCCGCGCGTGCAGATACGTCAGGAACTGGCAGCTATCCAGGTGTCGCCACACCCGTTCTCCAAGGTGGTCATAGACCCACCCCTTTCAAAGTGATTAGACGACACGTCCAGCCTTGATGACACGGGCGGTAGAAACATGCCGCCGTGCTACGCATCCGGCCACATAGCCGTTCTTCTTCGGCGCTTTCGGTCCCCGCGTATGTTTGCGCATCGCGCGGGGATCAACGTGCGTCGCCATCTTGATCAACTCGCGACCGAGCTGAGCTGGGGTGAGGAGGTCATAGGCCTGCCACACCTCGGGCGGCACCGCGATCATCATGCCGGCATAAGTTGCCCGGATTTCGCTGGCGAGGTAATACGGTGAGAGCTCGATGTCGCTGGTATCCAGCTCATGCCGGATTCTCATCGCAGTCGCAATCACGCTCAGTACGTTATACGCGAGCGCCGCCACGCCGAAGGCCAGCAGCGCCGCGCGCGGTTGGCTCAACGAACGAATCTCACTGTTGAGCACCGATTCCAGCCGCTGAAACATATTCCCTATGCTCCAGCGTCGCCGGTATAGCCGGGCGACGGCCTCGGCCGTCAGATGGGCGGACGGGACATTGGTCAGCAGGCGGATGACGGTGTCACCATCCTCGGTGGCGCCATCCAGATGCAGCTCGATGCGCCGCAGCACCAGCGGCGCGTTCGATTCATCTGGGATGCTGACCGCTTGCTCGTACACGATGCCGGTTTCGACCCGGCCCATTTCGCGTAACGGATCCAGCTCGCTGGGGCTCGGATTGCGGCCGTGCTCCCGCACGATGAAGGCGCTGCCGCGACGCTGCCACCCGGCAAGAATCGCCCGGGTGCTGAAGTTGCGATCGGCGATCCACAGTTCGGCCGGCTGGGCCGATGCGAGCAGGGTTTCCATGATGGCCCGCTCCTGGGCGTGCGCATCTTCACAGGGCACCAGATCGACGATCATCGCCGTGCCCGGGTCATAGACGACCAATGACTGCCCTGGCAAGGCCGCGGGCACGCCCACGGCCAAGACGGCTAAGCCGATCGTCATAGCGATGCTCCCAGACTACAGTGTGAGATATAGGGATATAACTCCTGCCTGACCGCGTGGACGCGGCTCGACAGA from Cupriavidus sp. D39 includes the following:
- a CDS encoding polyhydroxyalkanoate depolymerase — encoded protein: MLYQVYQTYADLMQPACCVADMVSSTLAANPRLAGCEPMRATRAACDVLALSRLTHHRPPFAIDSVMVNGTPVQVTEEVTASTPFCSLLHFRKHGVSGQPRVLLVAPMSGHFATLLRGTVQTMLRDHDVYITDWHNPRDISLAHGRFGFDEYVYHLMDFLRALGGGTHLMAVCQPTVAALAAVALMAEDSDPAQPPSLILMAGPIDARINPTKVNELATSQPIEWFERSLTSYVPFRFAGAMRRVYPGFMQLIAFMSMNSERHQQAFRDLYDLRANGQHDRADAIQVFYEEYFATMDLTAEFYLETVSMVFQEFLLAQGLLDVGRRRVNPHAIHRTALLTVEGERDDICAIGQTMAAQELCGSLRPYMRMHHVQTGVGHYGVFNGKRWDSQVYPLVRNAVHMNA
- a CDS encoding cupin domain-containing protein, whose product is MAESLSKSTASAGDAATDASPTKFSHVRPQDTAFVDQGLRDFFLYRDLGIAEATGGKLLVQLVKANQPPEQGTGWHRHEAQFHVVLMLKGWARFMYEDKETLVATGDCVHQRPGITHFLFDYSPDMEYLEIVGPADFGTVEVEGPCAVPAVTPWPADHDAA
- a CDS encoding aldose epimerase; the encoded protein is MPPLNSMHFQGQELIRVGDDSSFLLLAPEFGARLVRWVHRGEDILYWPENADWSQLARVRGGNPILFPFIARHFVDGVPGAWKDASGTVRALPVHGFARDLPFAVTQFEAGRSLTMTLQASDATRAAYPFEFLFEVTYRLLDDGLEATLRTSNAGEQALPYYAGHHFYFPLAHQARAASTLAMPAAQRMRQRPDGSLESNGQGAETYRLDDPRLQDTFHVLQAQAVAPRISALATPPDATAPHGRKLVIELDTPGSTPWFAVTTWSERADSDFYCVEPWLGLPNAIHHGTGLRWLAPGQEEAAVCWLRLDP
- a CDS encoding O-antigen ligase family protein, which codes for MSLAILALMVVYLGSKLYFGVPWNVIDNPSRILLALLACVVFMRTVPDPTAIWRGITIALVASLAIVAIQHYTLGEERPSAWTQAIAFANMVAALGLVGFARPGTSRCAHGLAWVNLVLAAMILFLNGTRGATLAMLLTALPLLFVRYRGLSAARFFAAIALFAALGVGAYLIPGGPVAQKIDQVRNEVGQFEKGDVETSVGARLEVWRIAAKSITTHPWMGVGVGQFARILHASDFCKSTKSAACNLEHAHNDVVEAAATTGLPGMLALLGIFLIPAVLFLRTLRACRSNDNALGVSLSGAGLGVVMASLISGLTQVTMAHQANIVFYAGIIGLLLGLAGVQAKLPRAAKANA
- a CDS encoding IS3 family transposase (programmed frameshift); translated protein: MASASGTDSEVVARARRRQFSNADKRRILEAADRCTKPGEIGALMRHEGVYSSSLSTWRRQREAAELAALAPQKRGPKFDETRAEARHIAQLTRERDNLRRRLDKALLVIDVHKKTCSLAGQSDRRRHRQAVMAAVQELTPALGASAACHALGVPRGTPARQRAHLRRMAFIGPLPRSTARPRPPLALDALENQVLLDTLNSERFADTAPAAIHATLLDEGRYLGSVRTMYRLLAANGGSRERRNQLVHPAYVKPELLARAPNQVWSWDITKLKGPARWTCFHLYVILDIFSRHVVGWLIAGRESAELAEQLIADSVARHDIAPGVLTLHADRGASMRSKPVAALLVDLDITKSHSRPHVSDDNPFSESQFKTMKYRPDFPARFGCIEDARAHCQAFFAWYNTVHRHSGIGFMTPHSVHYGLAQELHLTRQAALDTAFRASPNRFKGRRPEPPRLPTAVWINPPPSEAITPNTPQSGTVNS
- a CDS encoding phage integrase N-terminal domain-containing protein — encoded protein: MRMVDRNRDGSYATQAARREVLAQVAHDLKDMGFRMLPATGLKPKHVAALVNRWQASGIALGTMKNRMSHVRWWAEKVGKRNCVPRTNAELGIGRRRYVTNVSKALVLASGDIEKITDERLRCSVELQQAFGLRREECLKFQPRYALTGLTPDVVREIQLKPTWCKGGRARAVPVTNEHQRAVLARAVALCGSGSMIPKNLKYVDQLHRYVWAVERAGMSKLHGLRHEYAQQRYHQLTGWLAPAAGGPVSAQFTPQQRAVDRAARLQVSAELGHNREEITAVYLGR
- a CDS encoding ISL3 family transposase; translated protein: MSSEPRRSCALRGTAWHVMERAVLRGRAAKANEMPRLMGVDEKAIAKGHRYMTLVCDLEEATVEYIGEERKQASLAAYFEAFPVADREAIDAISLDMWPAYINACQANVPGADEKMVFDRFHIMRHVIEAVDKVRKQEHKALLKAGDDTLARSKYLWLTNPENMLEPSRERFNALRTMELKTARAWALKEALRGLWNYRTTGWATRFWRRWYFWATHSRLAPMIDAARLIACHLPNVLTYFKHRITNAVAEGLNSKIATVQKRACGYRNPDHFKIAVYFHCGGLNLHPAALTHTKVG
- a CDS encoding transposase; translation: MTIGLAVLAVGVPAALPGQSLVVYDPGTAMIVDLVPCEDAHAQERAIMETLLASAQPAELWIADRNFSTRAILAGWQRRGSAFIVREHGRNPSPSELDPLREMGRVETGIVYEQAVSIPDESNAPLVLRRIELHLDGATEDGDTVIRLLTNVPSAHLTAEAVARLYRRRWSIGNMFQRLESVLNSEIRSLSQPRAALLAFGVAALAYNVLSVIATAMRIRHELDTSDIELSPYYLASEIRATYAGMMIAVPPEVWQAYDLLTPAQLGRELIKMATHVDPRAMRKHTRGPKAPKKNGYVAGCVARRHVSTARVIKAGRVV